One part of the Marispirochaeta sp. genome encodes these proteins:
- the ybeY gene encoding rRNA maturation RNase YbeY — protein MNRIEITLERIEFPDWIEEYRTFVSRVLDYLNIDNWEISVLLCDGEMIRRLNKSYRNKNEVTDVLSFPQGDGETAPGGEGPVPAGDIVIALDRITEQAAEYGVEFVEELYRMSIHGILHLAGHHHSGTSESEPMLQLQEKILTHLMGEEKS, from the coding sequence ATGAACCGTATAGAGATAACCCTGGAGAGAATCGAGTTTCCTGATTGGATAGAGGAGTACCGCACCTTTGTATCCAGGGTTCTGGATTATCTGAATATAGATAACTGGGAAATTTCTGTGTTGCTCTGTGATGGTGAAATGATCAGACGCCTGAATAAAAGCTACCGCAATAAAAACGAGGTTACTGATGTTCTTTCTTTTCCTCAGGGGGACGGAGAAACCGCTCCAGGAGGCGAGGGCCCTGTTCCGGCGGGGGATATTGTAATCGCCCTGGACAGGATCACGGAACAGGCGGCAGAGTATGGTGTCGAGTTTGTAGAGGAACTGTATCGTATGTCGATTCACGGTATTCTGCATCTTGCCGGTCATCATCATTCCGGTACCAGCGAAAGCGAACCTATGCTGCAGCTGCAGGAGAAGATACTGACTCATCTCATGGGGGAAGAAAAAAGTTGA
- a CDS encoding hemolysin family protein, which translates to MFQIRKDEQDDSFHSLNIDEKDMIRGIVELSDTTVKEVMVPRIDVVFVSVDTGIPELLEILTDCGHSRVPVYEETIDNVIGVLYAKDLLKYMFRPEEINIRDLTRKGYFVPESKKLDSLLKEFKRRRVHIAVGVDEYGGISGIVCMEDIIEEIVGEIQDEFDNEVEDILEIGEGVFLCDARVNLEDLHEETGISLPLDDFDTLGGFVFDLMGKIPVKFEKVSYENLDFIIQEMDGHKIKTVKIFDRIKKGNGKGEIKSE; encoded by the coding sequence CTGTTCCAGATCAGAAAAGATGAACAGGATGATTCGTTTCACTCGTTGAACATCGACGAAAAAGATATGATCCGGGGTATTGTAGAGCTCTCTGATACAACCGTTAAAGAGGTAATGGTCCCTCGCATCGATGTGGTCTTTGTTTCGGTAGATACCGGTATTCCTGAACTGCTGGAAATCCTCACCGACTGCGGTCACTCACGGGTACCGGTCTACGAAGAGACCATCGATAATGTCATCGGGGTCCTCTATGCCAAAGACCTGCTGAAATACATGTTTCGTCCTGAGGAAATTAATATTCGCGACCTGACCCGCAAGGGCTACTTTGTGCCGGAGAGTAAAAAGCTTGACAGCCTGTTAAAAGAGTTCAAGCGTCGCCGTGTCCATATAGCTGTGGGAGTTGATGAGTACGGGGGAATTTCAGGGATTGTCTGCATGGAAGACATTATCGAGGAGATCGTTGGAGAAATCCAGGATGAGTTCGATAACGAGGTGGAGGATATCCTGGAGATAGGCGAGGGGGTCTTCCTGTGCGATGCCCGGGTGAATCTCGAGGATCTTCACGAAGAGACGGGAATCAGCCTGCCACTGGATGATTTTGATACCCTTGGAGGTTTTGTTTTTGATCTGATGGGTAAGATCCCGGTAAAATTCGAGAAGGTCAGCTATGAAAACCTTGACTTTATAATCCAGGAGATGGACGGACACAAGATCAAGACTGTGAAAATTTTTGATCGAATAAAAAAAGGCAACGGAAAGGGTGAAATAAAAAGTGAATAG
- a CDS encoding HDIG domain-containing metalloprotein, whose protein sequence is MKRKAKTSLSAGIENLFSPYLPRRRRRFLLIVASFLLLYVFLFVTTQAGGLFTRARISDYEVGKVAEKDLILDREISFIDQEATDLKIAARVQLVRPIFEVEEDITRRGLSLLRGFIEIVESTVAQRLPEETAILQIEAEYPGLFTSEQIKDILMVARSPFDLGLCEDLLRRILRFGLVRFPDQWNHGNEPIIDIWRWRNGNREHEEVPQSELYTTENLDERIKEDFADLGVSAGFIPIYAGIIKVFAAANTFYDPDQTARNRERARQEVSPVVVRLEPGEPIVRKGFIVTEEEIEKIQAVGNSSARFNLQGMLGIGFFMLALYLLTFWLLSSRYAGVRLKDSQLYFILAVASIYLITAVLISQMASLPAWLPVSVFLPTALVTMLLALLVSPRIAVNIGLVLSLSLLLINRSNPFELVFAFFSGVAAAIVVLGADKRFELVRSTFYLVLAHLGIAAVIGFLARLQFGQFLSLTGFAVMNSLFCSILNIGLLPFFEHILNIPTSFRLIELSDLNTPLFRRMLTLAPGTYSHSVSVANLAESAAREIGANSLLARVGAYYHDIGKIDQPEYFVENQPDNDNKHNELKPSLSAAVIKSHVKIGIEKARDLKLPEEVIEIVAQHHGSGLINYFYVEALKTDGGTKPEDFSYNGIPPTSREAAVVMLADTIEAATRTLANPTVAKLEKFIWKQIMAKFENHQLDNCDLTFKDLEKIKRTFVQILAGHFHTRIEYPEQREGKEAVQ, encoded by the coding sequence ATGAAACGAAAAGCTAAGACCAGCCTTTCCGCTGGCATTGAAAACCTCTTTTCTCCCTATCTGCCGCGCCGAAGGCGAAGATTTCTGCTGATCGTGGCAAGTTTTCTGTTGTTGTATGTCTTTCTGTTTGTTACCACTCAAGCGGGAGGCCTCTTCACCAGAGCCCGAATCTCGGATTATGAAGTCGGAAAGGTTGCAGAGAAGGACCTTATCCTGGACCGTGAAATCTCTTTTATCGACCAGGAGGCCACCGACCTGAAAATCGCCGCCCGGGTCCAGCTTGTACGTCCCATATTCGAGGTAGAAGAGGACATTACCCGGCGCGGTCTTTCGCTTTTGCGGGGTTTTATCGAGATCGTGGAGAGTACGGTTGCCCAGCGTTTACCTGAAGAGACTGCAATTCTGCAGATAGAAGCGGAGTATCCAGGTCTTTTTACCTCGGAACAGATAAAGGACATCCTGATGGTAGCCCGGAGTCCTTTTGATCTTGGTCTGTGCGAGGACCTTTTGCGGAGGATACTGCGCTTCGGTCTGGTGCGTTTTCCTGATCAGTGGAATCACGGGAACGAGCCCATTATCGATATCTGGCGCTGGCGGAACGGAAACCGCGAACACGAAGAGGTTCCGCAGTCGGAGCTGTATACCACGGAAAATCTTGATGAACGAATTAAAGAAGATTTCGCCGACCTTGGGGTCTCCGCCGGGTTTATTCCCATCTATGCGGGCATCATAAAGGTTTTTGCAGCCGCCAATACTTTTTACGATCCCGATCAAACCGCCCGCAACCGTGAACGGGCCCGGCAGGAAGTAAGCCCCGTGGTCGTACGCCTCGAACCAGGGGAGCCTATTGTCCGCAAGGGCTTTATCGTCACCGAAGAGGAGATTGAAAAAATCCAGGCCGTCGGGAACTCTTCGGCACGCTTCAATCTGCAGGGTATGCTGGGTATCGGCTTTTTTATGCTGGCCCTCTACCTGCTGACCTTCTGGCTGCTGAGCAGCCGGTACGCAGGTGTCCGCTTAAAAGACAGCCAGCTCTACTTTATACTGGCAGTTGCCAGTATTTACCTGATCACCGCAGTGCTGATTTCGCAAATGGCATCCCTGCCTGCGTGGCTGCCGGTATCAGTATTCCTGCCCACCGCCCTGGTAACCATGCTGCTGGCTCTTCTCGTATCTCCCCGTATCGCCGTGAACATTGGCCTTGTCCTCTCTCTCAGTCTGCTTCTGATAAATCGGTCCAATCCCTTTGAGCTTGTTTTTGCCTTTTTTTCCGGAGTCGCTGCTGCTATAGTCGTACTCGGCGCGGATAAACGTTTTGAACTCGTCAGGTCAACCTTCTACCTTGTTCTTGCTCATTTGGGGATTGCCGCGGTAATCGGATTTCTTGCCCGACTTCAGTTTGGCCAGTTTTTGTCCCTCACGGGATTCGCTGTGATGAACAGTCTGTTCTGTTCAATCCTGAACATAGGCCTGTTGCCATTTTTTGAGCACATCCTGAATATTCCGACCTCTTTTCGTCTGATTGAGTTGTCGGACCTGAACACACCTCTTTTCCGGAGAATGTTGACTTTGGCGCCGGGGACCTACAGCCACAGTGTCAGTGTCGCAAATCTGGCAGAATCCGCCGCCAGGGAGATCGGGGCTAACTCACTGCTCGCCCGGGTCGGTGCCTATTATCACGATATCGGAAAGATAGATCAGCCCGAGTATTTTGTGGAAAATCAGCCGGATAACGACAATAAGCATAACGAACTTAAACCAAGTCTTTCCGCCGCTGTGATCAAATCTCATGTTAAGATAGGTATAGAGAAGGCCAGGGATTTGAAACTGCCGGAAGAAGTAATCGAGATTGTTGCCCAGCACCATGGCAGCGGTCTGATCAACTATTTTTACGTTGAAGCCCTGAAGACCGACGGGGGGACAAAGCCGGAGGACTTCTCCTATAACGGTATTCCTCCAACCTCAAGGGAAGCCGCCGTAGTTATGCTGGCGGATACTATTGAGGCAGCAACCCGCACCCTGGCGAATCCGACGGTAGCAAAACTGGAGAAGTTTATCTGGAAGCAGATAATGGCAAAGTTCGAGAACCACCAGCTTGATAACTGCGACCTGACCTTCAAGGACCTTGAAAAGATAAAGCGTACTTTTGTGCAGATTCTGGCCGGACATTTTCACACCAGAATCGAATATCCCGAACAGAGGGAAGGTAAAGAGGCTGTTCAATGA